One Numida meleagris isolate 19003 breed g44 Domestic line chromosome 6, NumMel1.0, whole genome shotgun sequence genomic region harbors:
- the NDUFS8 gene encoding NADH dehydrogenase [ubiquinone] iron-sulfur protein 8, mitochondrial isoform X5, translating into MSDHAGLVSRLRAAWLSGRTRPLEYRVAQLEALGRFLEDKKQDILEATALDMGKPSFEVELSEISVCRSELNHTLNNLGAWMKDKSVDKNWVWGGGCQGWAGWDQWVPYHLLPAAGNTAGHSLHPQGPLWGSAHHWALELPRQPPPGAPHWGHRCCRNMERLVAEALPCYLDKDCFAVVTAGVEETTRLLENKFDYIFFTGSPSVGRIVMTAAAKHLTPVTLELGGKNPCYVSDTCNVQNVARRVAWGRFFNAGQTCVAPDYVLCSVEMRERLVPALRNAITEFYGSEPRNSPDFARIVGDKQFKRVRALLNSGRVVIGGQTDEKERYIAPTVLVDVQEDDPVMREEIFGPVLPILTVTSEEDAITFINARERPLTLYVFSSSKKVVCRLLERTSSGGFCANDTIMHMTLTSLPFGGVGHSGLGRYHGRFSFETFSHLRSALLRADGREALNGLRYPPYNPRRLPMLRTAVENRRASTCTLL; encoded by the exons ATGAGTGACCACGCGGGGCTGGTGAGCCGCCTGCGGGCAGCCTGGCTCTCGGGGAGGACACGGCCCTTGGAATACCGCGTGGCCCAGCTGGAGGCCCTGGGCCGCTTCCTGGAGGATAAGAAGCAGGACATCCTGGAGGCCACCGCCTTGGACATGGGCAAG CCATCCTTCGAAGTGGAACTCTCCGAGATCTCCGTCTGCAGGAGTGAGCTCAACCACACGCTCAACAACCTGGGTGCCTGGATGAAGGACAAGAGCGTGGACAAGAACTGGGTATGGGGTGGTGGCTGCCAGGGATGGGCAGGATGGGACCAGTGGGTCCCCTACcatctccttcctgctgcaggcaaCACAGCTGGACACAGCCTTCATCCGCAAGGACCCCTATGGGGTAGTGCTCATCATTGGGCCCTGGAACTACCCCGTCAACCTCCTCCTGGTGCCCCTCATTGGGGCCATCGCTGCTG CAGGAACATGGAGAGGCTGGTGGCCGAGGCACTGCCCTGCTACCTTGACAAG GACTGCTTCGCCGTGGTGACTGCCGGTGTGGAGGAGACCACCAGGCTGCTGGAGAACAAGTTTGACTACATCTTCTTCACTG GCAGTCCCTCAGTGGGCAGGATCGTGATGACAGCCGCCGCCAAGCACCTGACACCGGTGACGCTGGAGCTGGGGGGCAAGAACCCCTGCTACGTGTCTGACACCTGCAACGTGCAGAACGTGGCCCGGCGGGTGGCCTGGGGACGCTTCTTCAACGCGGGGCAGACCTGCGTCGCGCCCGACTACGTCCTGTGCAGCGTGGAGATGAGGGAGAGGCTGGTGCCTGCCCTGCGTAATGCCATCACCGAGTTCTACGGCTCTGAGCCCCGGAATTCCCCTGACTTCGCCCGCATCGTGGGTGACAAACAGTTCAAGCGCGTGCGGGCGCTGCTCAACAGCGGGCGTGTGGTCATCGGGGGACAGACAGATGAAAAGGAGCGCTACATCG ccccaacAGTGCTGGTGGACGTCCAGGAGGATGACCCAGTGATGCGGGAGGAGATCTTTGGCCCCGTGTTGCCCATTTTGACAGTGACCAGCGAGGAGGACGCCATCACCTTCATCAACGCCCGGGAACGGCCACTGACGCTCTACGTCTTCTCCTCCAGCAAGAAG GTGGTGTGCCGGCTGCTGGAGCGGACGAGCAGCGGCGGCTTCTGTGCCAACGATACCATCATGCACATGACGCTGACTTCGCTGCCTTTCGGTGGCGTTG GACACAGCGGCCTGGGTCGCTACCACGGCCGTTTCAGCTTCGAGACCTTCTCGCACCTCCGCTCGGCCCTGCTCCGTGCCGACGGCCGGGAGGCGCTGAACGGCCTCCGCTACCCCCCCTACAACCCGCGCCGCCTGCCCATGCTCCGCACCGCCGTGGAGAACCGCCGCGCCTCTACCTGCACGCTGCTCTGA